Proteins encoded together in one Lathyrus oleraceus cultivar Zhongwan6 chromosome 5, CAAS_Psat_ZW6_1.0, whole genome shotgun sequence window:
- the LOC127082917 gene encoding histone H3-like centromeric protein CENH3, with protein sequence MARVKQTPRHARENQERKKRRNKPGTVALREIKKLQKTFQLLIPYAPFVRCVREITNQVSSLVTRWTPEALLSLQEAAEDCLVRMFEAGWLCTLHAKRVTLMKKDIELTRRLTGIGRPW encoded by the exons ATGGCGAGAGTTAAACAAACACCACGTCACG CCCGTGAGAATCAGGAAAGGAAGAAAAGACGTAATAAACCTGGAACCGTAGCGCTTCGTGAGATCAAGAAATTGCAAAAAACTTTCCAATTACTTATACCATATGCTCCGTTTGTAAGATGC GTCAGGGAAATTACAAATCAAGTATCTTCATTGGTTACACGCTGGACGCCTGAAGCGTTGCTATCACTTCAAGAG GCAGCTGAGGATTGTCTAGTTCGAATGTTTGAAGCTGGATGGCTCTGTACACTTCATGCAAAGCGTGTTACCCTTA TGAAAAAGGATATTGAGTTAACGCGCAGGCTTACCGGGATAGGAAGACCTTGGTGA